The Pseudomonas extremaustralis genome contains a region encoding:
- a CDS encoding ABC transporter ATP-binding protein, whose amino-acid sequence MSALIETRALTRMDERRQVPLLQPTDFTLNRGDRVSITGASGSGKSVFLRMLALLDAPSAGQILWNGQAITDAQIPHYRSHISYLSQRPALIEGSVEDNLRFPFSLKTLRKRRFDIHAVTTLLAHAGKAADFLDKRAADLSGGESQVVSLIRTLQLDPEVLLLDEPTAALDPTSSREVEALINAWFAGDKARACIWVSHDLEQARRMSDIHLQMSAGVLSEVVRP is encoded by the coding sequence ATGAGCGCACTGATCGAAACCCGCGCCCTCACGCGCATGGACGAGCGCCGCCAGGTGCCCTTGCTCCAGCCCACGGATTTCACCTTGAACCGGGGCGACCGTGTGTCGATCACCGGTGCTTCCGGTTCCGGCAAAAGCGTGTTCCTGCGCATGCTGGCGCTGTTGGACGCGCCCAGTGCGGGGCAGATCCTGTGGAACGGCCAGGCGATCACCGACGCGCAGATTCCCCATTACCGCAGCCATATCAGCTACCTGTCCCAACGTCCGGCGCTGATCGAAGGCTCGGTCGAAGACAATCTGCGCTTTCCCTTCAGCCTCAAGACCCTGCGCAAGCGCCGTTTCGATATACATGCCGTCACCACACTGCTAGCGCATGCCGGCAAGGCCGCGGACTTCCTGGACAAGCGCGCCGCGGACTTGTCGGGCGGCGAGTCCCAGGTGGTGTCGCTGATCCGCACCTTGCAACTCGACCCCGAAGTGCTGCTGTTGGACGAGCCCACTGCGGCCCTCGACCCCACGTCCTCCCGCGAAGTGGAAGCGTTGATCAACGCCTGGTTCGCCGGCGACAAGGCCCGCGCGTGTATCTGGGTATCCCACGACTTGGAGCAGGCCCGGCGCATGAGCGACATCCATTTGCAGATGAGCGCAGGCGTGTTGAGCGAGGTGGTCCGGCCATGA
- a CDS encoding ABC transporter permease, with amino-acid sequence MNYQNLSALDMGIAASLILINGALSLLLRLGLGRQLLWAAVRTVVQLLAIGYLLGWVFEFAYWYVVLPLMCAMTLIAGLSAAGRGRRTYRGQRVDSILSVWGSSWLVTAVGLFAVIRIHPWYEPQYAIPILGMILGNTLTGVSLGIERMTQELATGRNTIEMILALGGTRWEAAQEAIRQAVRAGMIPTLNQMAVVGIVSLPGMMTGQVLAGESPVDAVRYQIVIMFLIAASSALGTVGAVLLTYRRLFSSSHRFLRDRLEER; translated from the coding sequence ATGAACTATCAAAACCTGAGCGCCCTGGACATGGGCATCGCCGCGTCGCTGATCCTGATCAACGGCGCGCTGTCTTTGCTGCTGCGCCTGGGCCTGGGCCGCCAATTGCTGTGGGCGGCGGTGCGCACGGTGGTGCAACTGTTGGCCATCGGTTACCTGCTGGGCTGGGTGTTCGAATTCGCCTATTGGTACGTGGTGCTGCCGTTGATGTGCGCGATGACCCTGATTGCCGGCCTGTCCGCGGCGGGGCGCGGGCGGCGTACTTATCGGGGCCAGCGGGTCGACAGCATCCTGTCGGTGTGGGGCAGTTCGTGGCTGGTGACGGCGGTGGGGTTGTTTGCAGTGATCCGCATCCACCCCTGGTACGAGCCGCAGTACGCGATCCCGATCCTCGGCATGATCCTCGGCAATACCCTGACCGGCGTGTCCCTGGGCATAGAGCGCATGACCCAGGAACTGGCCACCGGGCGCAACACCATCGAGATGATCCTGGCCCTGGGCGGTACACGCTGGGAAGCGGCCCAGGAAGCGATCCGCCAGGCGGTGCGCGCCGGGATGATCCCGACGCTCAACCAGATGGCCGTGGTCGGCATCGTCAGCCTGCCGGGCATGATGACCGGCCAGGTGCTGGCGGGGGAGAGCCCGGTGGACGCAGTGCGTTATCAGATCGTGATCATGTTCCTGATCGCCGCATCGTCGGCGCTGGGCACAGTGGGGGCGGTGCTGCTCACGTATCGGCGGTTGTTTTCCAGCAGCCACAGGTTTCTGCGTGATCGGCTTGAGGAGCGCTGA
- a CDS encoding ATP-binding cassette domain-containing protein, giving the protein MKRLIVNSLDVRFARHVLFNKASLRVEAGSISGLLGPNGSGKTTFFDVVCGLRKVDGGDVCSSFSKLLYLSQTITTPTVFRMFDVFRMMMLFCSENEITQRHALEKIEKWAPGVAERYCAIWKKKSSLCSYGEKRWFFTLSLLSANADFVILDEPTAGVDPEFRHYIWKCLEGAAAEGVAVLVSSHNVDEIVAHCDNFYMLSQQRFNHFTDAKGFLKTYGASSLDEAFIHAASLPP; this is encoded by the coding sequence ATGAAGCGGCTTATTGTAAATTCACTCGATGTCAGGTTTGCGCGCCACGTTTTGTTTAATAAGGCTTCGTTGAGAGTGGAGGCGGGTTCGATATCGGGTTTGTTAGGGCCTAACGGTTCGGGGAAAACCACCTTCTTTGATGTGGTGTGTGGTTTGAGAAAAGTAGATGGCGGTGACGTTTGCAGTTCTTTTTCAAAGCTGCTTTACCTGTCGCAAACCATTACGACACCCACTGTGTTTCGTATGTTTGATGTCTTTAGGATGATGATGCTGTTTTGTTCGGAGAACGAAATTACTCAACGGCACGCGCTGGAAAAAATTGAAAAATGGGCCCCGGGGGTAGCAGAGCGATATTGTGCAATCTGGAAGAAAAAATCCTCCCTTTGTAGTTACGGTGAAAAGCGTTGGTTTTTCACGTTATCCCTGCTTTCCGCCAACGCAGACTTCGTGATTTTGGATGAGCCTACGGCGGGTGTAGATCCAGAGTTTCGACATTACATCTGGAAATGCCTGGAGGGCGCAGCAGCAGAAGGCGTCGCGGTGCTGGTTTCGTCGCACAATGTCGATGAAATCGTTGCTCATTGCGATAACTTTTATATGTTGAGTCAGCAGCGTTTCAACCACTTCACTGATGCGAAAGGTTTTTTGAAGACATACGGTGCGTCCAGTTTGGATGAGGCCTTTATTCATGCGGCGAGTTTGCCGCCGTAA
- a CDS encoding glutathione S-transferase family protein, which yields MSTHPIKLYGFKLSGHSHRVELMLSLLGLPSEFVLVDLTQGAHKTPEFLATFNRFGQVPVIDDNGTVLADSNAILVYLATQYGNGQWLPADPLGQARVQRWLSVAAGQLHVGPASARLALVFGAPVDLDAAISRSHALLAVLEQQLSQTRFLVDEQPSIADIALYTYVAHAPEGNVSLADYPHVRAWLASIEALPGFVGMPRTAVGLQSQ from the coding sequence ATGTCTACGCATCCGATCAAACTCTATGGTTTCAAGCTGTCCGGCCACTCCCATCGGGTGGAGCTGATGCTGTCGCTGCTGGGGCTGCCCAGCGAATTCGTGCTGGTCGACCTCACGCAAGGCGCCCACAAGACTCCGGAGTTCCTCGCCACGTTCAACCGTTTCGGCCAGGTGCCGGTGATTGACGATAACGGCACCGTCCTTGCCGACTCCAACGCGATCCTGGTCTACCTCGCCACGCAATACGGCAACGGTCAATGGCTGCCCGCCGACCCTCTGGGGCAGGCCCGCGTACAGCGCTGGCTGTCGGTCGCTGCCGGGCAGTTGCACGTCGGCCCTGCCAGCGCGCGCCTGGCCCTGGTGTTTGGGGCGCCGGTCGATCTCGACGCCGCCATCAGCCGCTCCCACGCCTTGCTCGCAGTGCTCGAGCAGCAACTGAGCCAGACGCGCTTCCTGGTCGACGAGCAGCCGAGCATCGCCGATATCGCCCTTTACACCTACGTGGCCCACGCGCCGGAAGGCAATGTGTCGCTGGCCGACTACCCTCATGTACGCGCCTGGCTGGCGAGCATCGAAGCCTTGCCGGGGTTTGTCGGCATGCCGCGCACGGCGGTGGGGCTGCAATCACAGTAA
- a CDS encoding LysR family transcriptional regulator has translation MDRFHEMQVFVTVAEEEGFAAAARRLNTSPPSVTRAIAAMEARIGTQLLARTTRSLHLTEAGQRYLDDCRRILAELEEAEDAAAGSYSIPCGQLTVTAPVLFGELYVAPVLGAYLEQFPLVNINALLVDRVVNMTDEGVDVAVRIGHLHEPDQQAIKVGEVRRVVCASPGYLDQHGRPQHPAQLRDARLVTSSASQRVSEWTFAEGGQPLTVAIEPRLVVTANNAAINLARLGWGMTRVLSYQVAAAVAAGELEIVLEDFEPAALPIQVVFHPRGRVPAKVHTFVDFLSQQLGQDVALNPTRQRRG, from the coding sequence ATGGACCGATTCCATGAAATGCAGGTGTTCGTCACGGTGGCCGAGGAGGAGGGTTTTGCCGCCGCCGCGCGGCGCCTGAACACCTCGCCGCCCAGCGTGACCCGGGCCATCGCCGCCATGGAAGCACGCATCGGCACCCAACTGCTGGCGCGCACCACCCGCAGCCTGCACCTGACGGAAGCGGGCCAGCGTTACCTGGACGATTGCCGGCGCATTCTTGCCGAGCTGGAGGAGGCCGAGGACGCGGCGGCGGGCAGTTATTCGATCCCGTGCGGCCAACTCACGGTGACCGCGCCGGTGCTGTTCGGTGAGTTGTATGTGGCCCCGGTGCTGGGCGCGTATCTGGAGCAGTTTCCCCTGGTGAATATCAACGCGTTGCTGGTCGATCGAGTGGTCAACATGACCGATGAAGGCGTCGATGTGGCCGTGCGCATCGGTCATCTGCACGAGCCCGACCAACAGGCGATCAAGGTGGGAGAGGTGCGCCGGGTGGTCTGCGCATCGCCCGGCTATCTCGACCAACACGGGCGGCCCCAGCATCCCGCGCAGTTGCGTGACGCCAGGCTCGTCACCTCATCCGCCAGCCAGCGGGTAAGCGAATGGACCTTTGCCGAGGGCGGCCAGCCGCTGACGGTGGCCATCGAACCGCGCCTGGTGGTCACCGCGAACAATGCGGCGATCAACCTGGCGCGATTGGGCTGGGGCATGACGCGGGTACTGTCCTATCAGGTCGCGGCGGCGGTGGCGGCCGGGGAGCTGGAGATTGTCCTGGAGGACTTTGAGCCGGCAGCGCTGCCGATCCAGGTGGTGTTCCACCCCCGCGGGCGCGTGCCGGCCAAGGTCCATACCTTTGTCGACTTCCTCAGCCAGCAGCTCGGCCAGGACGTAGCCCTGAACCCGACCCGGCAGCGGCGCGGCTGA
- a CDS encoding LysR family transcriptional regulator: MERYRDMQLFAALAGQPSLAAAARSAQVSGATLVRAVARLEARLRVALLLRSTQGVSLTDAGHAYLADCVRLLAAVDAAEASALGLQVQAQGHVRVFLPVLFSRYVMAPILADYMDRHPDVRLTVRYHDYYPNLHEEGLDVAILVGELPNSSLIARPVGQVRSILCASPRYLAAHGEPRHPEALKQHRLIASANRVDWDFQGYSLKARARLSCSTVQGAINAAVQGTGLIRCLSYPVHDAVHAGQLRRVLSAYEPPPLPVQVVYREGRQAPLRVRSFVDHCVAALRGHPAFQLA; encoded by the coding sequence ATGGAGCGTTATCGCGATATGCAGTTGTTTGCCGCGCTGGCCGGGCAACCGAGCCTGGCCGCGGCGGCGCGCAGTGCCCAGGTGTCGGGCGCGACCCTGGTGCGCGCGGTGGCACGTCTGGAAGCGCGCCTGCGCGTGGCGTTGCTGTTGCGCAGTACCCAGGGCGTCAGCTTGACCGACGCGGGGCACGCTTACCTGGCCGACTGCGTGCGCCTGCTGGCCGCCGTCGATGCCGCCGAAGCCTCGGCCCTGGGCTTGCAGGTGCAGGCCCAGGGCCATGTGCGGGTGTTCTTGCCGGTGCTGTTCAGTCGCTACGTGATGGCGCCGATCCTGGCCGACTACATGGACCGCCACCCCGACGTGCGCCTCACTGTGCGCTATCACGACTACTACCCGAACCTGCACGAAGAGGGCCTGGACGTGGCGATCCTGGTGGGCGAACTGCCCAACTCATCGTTGATCGCGCGGCCGGTGGGGCAGGTGCGCTCTATCCTGTGCGCCAGTCCCCGCTACCTTGCGGCCCACGGCGAACCCCGGCACCCCGAAGCGCTGAAACAGCATCGCCTGATCGCCAGCGCCAATCGGGTCGACTGGGATTTCCAGGGCTATTCGCTCAAGGCCCGTGCGCGCTTGAGTTGCTCCACGGTGCAAGGCGCGATCAACGCGGCGGTGCAGGGCACGGGGTTGATTCGTTGCTTGAGTTACCCGGTTCATGACGCTGTGCACGCTGGGCAATTGCGCCGGGTCTTATCCGCGTATGAACCGCCGCCGCTGCCTGTGCAGGTGGTGTACCGGGAAGGCCGCCAGGCGCCGCTGCGCGTGCGCAGTTTTGTCGATCATTGCGTGGCGGCCCTGCGCGGGCATCCGGCATTTCAGTTGGCGTAA
- a CDS encoding pyridoxamine 5'-phosphate oxidase family protein — protein MNPSEQSPWHAGERQVQETVGVAERMAMIGPKVIRDHLPEQHRDFYPLLPYLLLGVVDEQGLPWATMIEGAPGFAHSPDPYTLQVDSLPSSSDPARAALRNGAAVGLLGIDLSTRRRNRMNGRIGWLDHDGFSVDVVQTFGNCPKYIQLRPVDGIARKPGTQVERLNGLDAAAQTMIRNADTFFVASYVDLDGERSVDVSHRGGNTGFVRVEGNVLTIPDFAGNLFFNTLGNLAANPVAGLLFIDFDSGAVLQVAGRTTLILDGPQVAAFEGAQRLWTVTVEHLVRRPAALALKWQVGQFSPFSLAMGHW, from the coding sequence ATGAACCCGAGCGAACAATCCCCCTGGCATGCCGGCGAACGGCAGGTGCAAGAAACCGTTGGCGTGGCCGAGCGCATGGCCATGATCGGCCCCAAGGTGATTCGTGACCACCTGCCCGAACAGCATCGGGATTTCTATCCCTTGTTGCCGTATCTGCTGCTTGGCGTGGTGGATGAGCAGGGCCTTCCCTGGGCGACGATGATTGAAGGCGCGCCGGGTTTTGCCCACTCGCCCGACCCGTACACCTTGCAGGTCGACAGCCTGCCATCCAGCAGCGACCCAGCACGGGCCGCCCTGCGCAATGGCGCCGCCGTGGGCCTGCTGGGCATCGACCTCAGCACCCGCCGCCGCAACCGCATGAACGGCCGCATCGGTTGGCTGGACCACGACGGTTTTTCGGTCGATGTGGTGCAGACCTTCGGCAACTGCCCCAAGTACATCCAACTGCGCCCGGTGGACGGGATCGCGCGTAAACCCGGCACACAGGTCGAACGCCTCAACGGCCTGGACGCTGCTGCACAAACGATGATCCGCAACGCCGACACGTTCTTCGTCGCCAGCTACGTGGACTTGGACGGCGAACGCTCGGTGGACGTGTCCCATCGCGGCGGCAACACCGGCTTCGTGCGCGTGGAGGGCAATGTGCTGACCATCCCCGACTTCGCCGGCAACCTGTTCTTCAACACCCTGGGCAACCTGGCGGCCAACCCGGTGGCGGGGTTGTTATTTATCGATTTCGATTCTGGCGCGGTGCTGCAAGTGGCCGGGCGCACGACGCTGATCCTCGACGGGCCGCAAGTGGCGGCGTTCGAAGGAGCGCAGCGGTTGTGGACGGTGACGGTGGAACACCTCGTGCGGCGTCCGGCGGCGTTGGCGTTGAAGTGGCAGGTTGGGCAGTTTTCGCCGTTCAGTCTGGCGATGGGGCATTGGTAG
- a CDS encoding DUF6124 family protein produces MKKATPNPPPSSSTNIDPPPEIIFTVRAGLSTEAALSNASEMLESATVCAYDCAEHLDGQHRKQVLAVVQMIEIAQLLVDDALNRECPVA; encoded by the coding sequence ATGAAAAAAGCCACACCCAACCCCCCTCCGTCCTCCTCGACCAACATCGACCCGCCCCCTGAAATAATCTTTACCGTCCGTGCTGGCCTGAGCACCGAAGCAGCCTTGAGCAATGCCAGCGAGATGCTGGAATCGGCGACGGTCTGTGCATACGACTGCGCGGAACACCTCGATGGTCAACACCGCAAACAAGTGCTGGCAGTGGTGCAAATGATCGAGATCGCACAGTTATTGGTAGATGACGCATTGAACCGGGAGTGTCCGGTGGCCTGA
- a CDS encoding ATP-binding cassette domain-containing protein, producing the protein MSNPVAPEPLVRLLGLCKTFGAQCALDQVSLDIYPGEGVALLGANGAGKSTLVRILSGALAADAGELWVDGQRQRFTSPLSARRVGIVAVHQSLDDAIAPGLSVAENLLLDELGQPDADFLLNRKSLLHRAEAIAAGLGLDLPLQYPVERLGRADRQLLVLARAFALQPRLLILDEPTAALPEADAERLLGLIDSQRARGVAILYISQRLSDLQRVTNRAIVLQDGRLTGDLNTRHLPSAAYTLFGDIAENPSVAPDQALPVPFLERFTRAGFIRNRAEGRAVQAQVAGLGSSVAPADVLPSGKTERT; encoded by the coding sequence ATGAGCAACCCCGTTGCCCCCGAGCCCCTGGTTCGTCTGCTGGGCCTGTGCAAGACCTTTGGTGCGCAATGCGCGCTGGATCAGGTCAGTCTGGATATTTATCCGGGCGAGGGCGTGGCGTTGCTGGGGGCCAACGGTGCAGGCAAGTCGACGTTGGTGAGAATCCTCAGCGGCGCCCTAGCGGCGGATGCCGGGGAGCTCTGGGTCGATGGGCAGCGCCAACGCTTCACTTCGCCATTGTCGGCGCGGCGGGTCGGCATTGTGGCGGTGCATCAGAGCCTCGACGATGCCATCGCCCCGGGCCTGAGTGTGGCCGAGAACCTGTTGCTCGATGAGCTTGGCCAGCCCGACGCCGATTTTCTGCTCAACCGCAAAAGCCTGTTGCACCGCGCCGAAGCCATTGCCGCCGGGCTCGGCCTGGACTTGCCGTTGCAATACCCAGTCGAGCGCCTGGGCCGCGCCGACCGCCAATTGCTGGTGCTGGCCCGTGCGTTCGCGCTGCAACCCAGGCTGCTGATCCTCGACGAACCCACCGCCGCCTTGCCTGAAGCCGATGCCGAACGTCTGCTCGGCCTGATCGACAGTCAGCGCGCGCGCGGGGTGGCGATTCTGTACATTTCCCAGCGCCTGTCCGATCTGCAACGGGTCACCAACCGCGCCATCGTCCTGCAAGACGGTCGGCTCACCGGCGATCTCAATACCCGCCACTTGCCGAGCGCGGCCTACACCCTGTTCGGCGATATCGCCGAAAACCCGTCGGTCGCCCCGGACCAAGCCTTGCCGGTACCCTTCCTGGAGCGCTTTACTCGCGCCGGGTTCATTCGCAATCGTGCCGAGGGGCGGGCGGTGCAGGCGCAGGTGGCGGGGCTGGGCAGCAGCGTGGCGCCGGCCGACGTGCTGCCCTCTGGCAAAACCGAGCGCACCTGA
- a CDS encoding ArnT family glycosyltransferase, producing MLRFFRTERGALLLLLGVSALLLLTGLGARDLWGPETRWANIALQMLQSGDYFDPYLKGVPYYDKPLPSYWLITGFSHLMGGLGPWSLRLPSVIGAWLSVWLVYLIGERLFAKGTGLIAGWMLATTFYFLFWARVATADVLTVCGVLAAVWWYWRGPDDTRLGRYTVFFLILALTSLLKGLIGFVLPGLVLLPHVLSEQRYKRHLNLRLLLALLIAAAVYATPFVLSHVYGAPTYGESGLALVFRENVVRFFDPFDHMGPIYTYLIYLPAYTLPWVPCWLLGLWLAVRHWRQTPPNVRWLVWGLGLLFVFFTASGSRRSYYVLPLVPFAQLLGAWWLSERLANKTASGPRWQKGFAFTAALLLLILGVAYPWSNGNGGVTRFAQDVQAQAVKIAPWNQWQMVLVEVDNKLPMYLQNGGPPFYYVAQTQDFPRQGDSAAFMAWLDTTSGQHFDPQRTIIVAPFSKDDPTPLAYLGADHQLISTQPDNGERLFKPREEGSVAFIPASPR from the coding sequence ATGCTTCGATTTTTCAGGACCGAGCGCGGCGCCCTGCTGCTCTTGCTGGGCGTCTCGGCCTTGTTGCTGCTCACTGGCCTCGGCGCCCGCGACCTGTGGGGCCCGGAAACCCGCTGGGCGAACATCGCCTTGCAGATGCTGCAAAGCGGCGACTATTTCGACCCGTACCTCAAGGGCGTGCCGTACTACGACAAACCCCTGCCCTCCTACTGGCTGATCACCGGTTTTTCCCACCTGATGGGCGGCCTCGGTCCCTGGTCGTTGCGCCTGCCATCGGTGATCGGCGCCTGGCTGAGCGTGTGGCTGGTGTACCTGATCGGCGAACGCCTGTTCGCCAAGGGCACGGGGTTGATCGCCGGCTGGATGCTCGCCACCACCTTCTACTTTCTGTTCTGGGCGCGAGTGGCCACGGCCGACGTGCTCACCGTATGCGGCGTGCTGGCAGCCGTGTGGTGGTACTGGCGCGGGCCGGATGACACGCGGTTGGGACGCTACACGGTGTTTTTCCTGATACTGGCGCTGACGTCCCTGCTCAAGGGCCTGATCGGCTTCGTGCTGCCCGGCCTAGTGCTGCTGCCGCATGTACTCAGCGAACAACGCTACAAACGTCACCTCAACCTGCGCCTGCTGCTGGCGCTGCTGATCGCCGCGGCGGTGTATGCCACGCCGTTCGTGCTGTCCCACGTGTACGGCGCACCGACCTATGGCGAGAGCGGCCTGGCCCTGGTGTTCCGGGAAAACGTGGTGCGCTTCTTCGACCCGTTCGACCACATGGGCCCGATCTACACCTACCTCATCTACTTGCCGGCCTACACCCTGCCCTGGGTACCGTGCTGGCTGCTCGGCCTGTGGCTGGCGGTGCGGCACTGGCGCCAGACGCCGCCCAATGTGCGCTGGCTGGTATGGGGCCTGGGCCTGTTGTTTGTGTTCTTTACCGCCAGTGGCAGCCGGCGCAGCTACTACGTGTTGCCACTGGTGCCGTTCGCGCAGTTGTTGGGCGCGTGGTGGCTGAGCGAACGGCTGGCGAACAAAACCGCCAGCGGGCCGCGCTGGCAGAAAGGTTTTGCCTTCACCGCCGCGCTGTTGCTGCTGATCCTCGGCGTGGCCTATCCCTGGTCCAACGGCAACGGCGGCGTGACCCGCTTCGCCCAGGACGTGCAGGCCCAAGCGGTCAAAATCGCGCCCTGGAACCAATGGCAGATGGTGCTGGTGGAAGTCGACAACAAACTGCCCATGTACCTGCAGAATGGCGGCCCGCCGTTCTACTACGTCGCCCAGACCCAGGACTTCCCGCGCCAGGGCGACAGCGCCGCGTTCATGGCCTGGCTGGACACCACCAGCGGCCAACACTTCGACCCGCAGCGCACGATTATCGTCGCGCCGTTCTCCAAGGACGACCCGACGCCATTGGCCTACCTGGGGGCGGATCATCAGTTGATCAGCACCCAGCCGGACAACGGCGAGCGGCTGTTCAAGCCGCGTGAGGAAGGCAGTGTGGCGTTCATCCCGGCCTCACCGCGCTGA
- the arnT gene encoding lipid IV(A) 4-amino-4-deoxy-L-arabinosyltransferase, translating into MTRLKPLPILLLAFVAFYLLPLGLHGLWTPDETRYAQISQEMLLSGNWVTPHFMGIRYFEKPAGGYWLIALGQAVFGQNLFGVRIASALTTGLSVLLAYLIARRMWNDPRKSFACALLYLSFGLVAGQAGYSNLDPQFTLWVNLSLVALWFALDTTTTRHRLIAWAVLGLACAMGFMTKGFLAWALPVLIAVPYMLWQRRLGELLLYGPLAVGVAALVCLPWVMAIHLQEPDFWRFFFWNEHIRRFSADNAQHVRPWWFFLPILVVSCLPWAALLPNTLQQAWKQKRQPSIGFLTLWLLLPLGFFSLSNGKLPTYIMPCLLPLALLMGHTLVDLLNRGKARALCLNGVINAVIGLAAMVGLIYLQVARPLYGHSHAEMFSLSLAFIVLLVWVLAHLLQAVRPLTLWAMPALGIGVLVILLPASMPAQVTDNEMPDQFVLEHLDELQQTQALLSNTLDNASALAWRLKRPDVTLYNTEGELQYGLQYAGSVHRKVELDQVQAWLDEARRHGPVGVLLQVASTSEMREAGQLPLGGKRYAKGHLELILYPQVP; encoded by the coding sequence ATGACCCGATTAAAACCCCTGCCGATTTTATTACTCGCCTTTGTCGCGTTTTATCTGCTGCCCCTGGGCCTGCACGGCTTATGGACCCCGGACGAGACCCGTTACGCCCAGATCAGCCAAGAGATGCTGCTGAGCGGCAACTGGGTGACGCCGCACTTCATGGGCATCCGCTATTTCGAAAAACCGGCCGGCGGCTATTGGCTGATCGCCCTGGGCCAGGCGGTGTTTGGCCAGAACCTGTTCGGCGTGCGCATCGCTTCGGCCCTGACCACCGGTTTGAGCGTATTGCTGGCCTACCTGATTGCCCGTCGGATGTGGAACGACCCACGCAAAAGTTTCGCCTGCGCCCTGCTCTACCTGAGCTTTGGCCTGGTGGCCGGGCAAGCCGGGTATTCCAACCTCGATCCGCAATTCACCCTGTGGGTCAACCTCAGCCTGGTGGCCCTGTGGTTCGCCCTCGACACCACCACCACGCGCCACCGTCTGATCGCCTGGGCCGTGCTGGGCCTGGCCTGCGCCATGGGGTTCATGACCAAGGGCTTTCTGGCCTGGGCATTGCCGGTGCTGATTGCCGTGCCGTACATGCTCTGGCAACGGCGCCTGGGGGAGTTGCTGCTGTACGGCCCGCTGGCGGTGGGGGTGGCCGCGCTGGTGTGCCTGCCGTGGGTCATGGCGATCCATCTGCAGGAACCGGACTTCTGGCGCTTTTTCTTCTGGAACGAACACATTCGCCGCTTCAGCGCCGACAACGCGCAACACGTGCGGCCGTGGTGGTTTTTCCTGCCGATTCTGGTCGTGTCCTGCCTGCCCTGGGCCGCGCTGCTGCCCAATACGCTGCAACAGGCCTGGAAGCAAAAACGCCAGCCGTCGATCGGCTTCCTGACCCTGTGGCTGCTACTGCCGCTGGGGTTCTTCAGCCTGAGCAACGGCAAACTGCCGACCTACATCATGCCGTGCCTGCTGCCCCTGGCCTTGTTGATGGGGCACACCCTGGTCGACCTGCTCAACCGCGGCAAAGCCCGCGCCCTGTGCCTCAATGGCGTGATCAATGCGGTGATCGGCCTGGCCGCCATGGTCGGCCTGATCTACCTGCAAGTCGCCAGACCGCTGTACGGCCACAGCCATGCCGAGATGTTCAGCCTGTCCCTGGCCTTTATCGTGCTGCTGGTGTGGGTGCTCGCCCACCTGCTGCAAGCCGTGCGCCCGCTGACGCTGTGGGCCATGCCGGCGCTGGGCATCGGCGTGCTGGTGATCCTGCTGCCGGCCAGCATGCCGGCGCAGGTCACGGACAACGAAATGCCCGACCAGTTTGTGCTGGAGCACCTGGATGAACTGCAGCAAACCCAAGCGCTGCTGAGCAATACCCTGGATAACGCCAGCGCCCTGGCCTGGCGTCTGAAGCGCCCGGACGTGACGCTGTATAACACCGAGGGCGAACTGCAATACGGCCTGCAATACGCCGGTTCCGTGCATCGCAAAGTGGAATTGGACCAGGTCCAGGCCTGGCTCGACGAAGCACGCCGCCACGGTCCGGTCGGCGTGCTACTGCAGGTCGCCAGCACCAGTGAAATGCGCGAGGCCGGGCAACTGCCGCTGGGTGGCAAACGCTATGCCAAGGGCCATCTGGAACTCATCCTCTACCCACAGGTGCCTTGA